The DNA window ATCGCGACACACAACCACCATACCGTATTGATTTGGGGACGATACCACACCGTATCCACCAAACCATGTACCATCAAGCCTACCATAGCCGCCAGCGCCGCCATCAGCCAATATCCCTGAGAATTCCTATTGTCACGCAGGGCACAGACTTGCCGCCAGCCACCGGCAAAACTGACCAGCAGAAACCACAAAAACGATGCCAAACCGATAAATCCCGTTTCCACAGCCACTTCTAAAAATACCGAATAGGCACTCAAAGCACTGTAGTTGGGACGCATGTATAGAGGATATACCTGGTTAAAAGCATCATTGCCCGGTCCGATTCCTAGGATAGGGCGATCGCGTATCATCTCCACAACCGCCGCCCACACATTCATGCGGAAATTGTTGCTGCTGTCTTCCCGACCCGCAAAAATACTCATAGCGCGATCGCGAATGGGGTCTACAAACAACACCGCCAGCACCACCACCGCCGCACTGGCACCCAAAACCCCTGGTATGGCAAAAATACGCCACTTCTGCGGCAATTTGGGGGTCCACCAATAGACCAGCATCAGTACAAACACAAAACCAGCCGCCAAAAACCCAATCCAACCACCGCGACTGTAGGTGAGAATCAAACACACCGAATTCACCACAAACATCCCCACCGCCAGCGCCTTACAAGTGAGGCGACGCCAGGCAAAAATCGCCCCCATACTCAACGCCACCGCCGGAATTAAATAGCCAGCCAGCAAATTGGGATTGCCCAAAACGCTGTACACCCTGGTAATTTCAGCAGCAGTCGATTCTGGGTCGGTCCAAGTTGCCAGGGGGTCTGCCCCAAAGTACCACTGACGGATGCCATAGGCACTGACCATTAGGGAAATATGCAAGTAAACGCCCACAAACGCATCTTGGACTCTTCTGCCAATATGCGATCGCAATAACTTAGCCGCCAAAGCAAACAGCAACAGGTACAAAGTCAGCTCTACCCATCCCGTAAACGCCGCTTCCCGCACCGGCGACAAAGCCATAGCCACCGTAGAAATTGCCCAATACAGCAAGACCAGCAAATGAATGGGGGTGAGAATGGCTTGGGGGTGCCGCCAGTCTTCCGTAACCGTTAATATCGCCCAAAATCCGGCACAGGCAAGTAACAAAATCCCAATAAGTGAGGTTGATACCAACGGTCCTACGACAAAAACCAAACTAACCAATAACGCGCCCAAGGGTTCTGCCCACTGCATCAGCCAGCTACCCTGACGCCAAGCAGCTAGAGGACCGTTGGTCAAACGAAAAACGATGCTTTGACGCTGCCATTGCTGGCAGGGAATTTGGGATAGAGTCAGTGGTTGCCAAACAGAACGTACCATAATTGCGATTGAAACTTGGTTTTGCAGGGAACAAATAAACTAAGGACGAATAAAATGCGCCCAAACATTGCCATCGGGACCGCAGACTTCATCCATATAACCATAAAGATACAACAACCGAGCGCCGTATACGTCGGAATACCCGGTTAATGCATCTCCCCAGGGGTCGTTGACAATGTAGCCTGACTGATTGTACCCGATAATGCAGAGAATATGGCCGCTGGCCGTAAAATCGCCAGCAATGGGAACCGGTCGTCGGTTGACCAGTTCGTTCATTACCTCCGACCAGTTGCGACTGGTACTAAAACTGGTTTGAAAATCGTAGGCTTGGATGAGGTTGGAAAGAACGTTGTGAGAGGTCCAAGACCCGTAGCCGGCGTAATTGATGCACCATTGTAGCAGTTCGTCTTCTAACTGCCCTCCGGATTGCGATCGCACGCCGTAATAATAAAATACCATTGCCAAGGTGGTCACGTTGCAGGTAGACCAGGAATAGCGGGGGTTGTCTACTTGGGAAAAATAGGGAACGTCGATTTCCAACTGGTCGGGAAACGGGTCAAATGACTTGCCGCCGCGACGCATCAACACGTGGTCGGGGAACAAATACCCTGTATTGCCGAAATTTTCAAATTCTTCAGTCATTGCCGCTTTCAGGTGGTTGTCTTCGATGGCGTAGCTGCTAACGCCGTACACCCGACCGGTAGGCAAGGTTACTTTCTCGGAACTCGACAGTTGGCTGGAATCGGTCGGTCGTTTTTTAAACGCTGTGGTTTGGCGGATGGTGGCGGTTAAGGCTTCTGGGTCGTATCCAATGACGCGATCGCCTTTTTTAATAGTAACGTGACGCCAATACAAATAGCCCACATTCCCCAATTCTCCCATAGATTCTGCCAATGTTACCCGAAAATGTCCTTGCGTGGAAGCATATCCCGTAATTTCCAAAACCGTTCCCAAAGCAATTTTGGTTTTTTGATTCCCTGGCAACAAAGCCGCATCTTTAGGTTGGGCTTTGAAAAATGTTGTTTTCTCGACCAACAACTGGGCTTGCCCTTCCACTGTAGGTACATCTTCCACTTCAAAAGCTAGCTGTTGCGAACCGCGATACAAATTGACATGGTCTTCAAAGAAATAACCAAACTCACCCACCGGTGCAATTGGCGTTGCCAACAATACTTTCAAATGACCGTCTACAAATCCATACTGTTTGACAGCCAAGGTTTGATTTCCCCCTATCTTAGCTCTTTGTTGGGAATTGAGCGCCCCGGAATCCGCTGGCGTCATTTTAAAAATTGTATCCCGTTTGATAGTGAGCTTTAAATCGGTGCCACCGCTGAGGGGTTCGGCGCTAACCGTGATGTAAACCAGCTGGCTATCCACCAACGCGCCGTTACTACTAAATCCCCGCAAGTTCAACCACCGCAACCCCGCCTGCTGAAATCCTTTCTCCAATACCACCTGCCAAACCCCATTGTTAGGATTGAGGGTTACCGGCAGCGAATATTTATTTTCTGCCAAAACCGAAATTTTGCCAATCGTATTGGGTGCAAATTTTCCTTGTAAAACCGTTTTTTCACCTGCGATCGCATATTTGGGTTCGCTATAACTCAACCCCGAACCCGCTTGAATGGTTTTACCTCCTTGGCGCAGTTCGATAAAATCCGGATATAAATAACCCGTATTGCCAAAATCCGGTAAATTCTCGCTAAAAGACACTTTCAAGTGACCTTTCACCCAAGTATAGCCCACTACCCCATAAACCATGCCTTCCGTCAGCGTGGTTTTCTCGGATGTAGCTAGTTCCGCCGCCGGTTGTGGTTTCTTCTTAAAAGCAGTTGTTTTTAAAATATGAACGTTGACGGCATTGGGGTCAAATGGAACCAACTCGCCATTTTGCAACAATCGGATGTGGGGCGCATACAAGTAGCCAATCTTGCCGAAATCGGGCAACCCTTTGGAAAGCGTTACCCGAAAATGTCCTTCCACGCAGGCATATCCGGTTACGAAAAAATGTTCCCCAAAGAGCAAATCTTGCTTTTGCTGGTCCAAAAGTTGTTCGGAAGGTTCTGGAGTGGCTTTAATTTTGGTGGCGTGGGCAATCCAAATCTGCCAAAATCCCGGTGGCGTCTTAGGCAAATTTTTGAGCTGGAAGTGTAAAATTTCTCCATTTTTGGTTAAATGAATGTGGGGTTCGTAAAAATAACCAAAAGCACCGTTTTTGAGTTCTACTTTGAGATGGTTTTTGATGAAGCCGTAGCGAGTTGCTGTAAACCCTTGCGACGTTTTTACTCTTGCCTTCTCTTGGCTTTTGAGATTTTCTGAAGAAATGGGGGCAGCTTTGAAATAGGTTTCCCGCAAAATTTTGATTTCTATGGAATCTCCCTCAATCATGGGTTTGCTGCTGACGGTCACAAAAACCCGCTGGCTGCTGACCAATTCCCCGTTGCCGTCGAAACCTTTCAAACGCAACCAGCGAATGCCAGCTTGGCTAAAACCTGATTCTAGAGATACTTGCCAAATCCCGTTTTCCTGGTTCAAGCTGACGGGGAGGTCGTATTTGTCTTCAGCTATCAGAGCAATCTTAGCAATGCGTTGGGGGTCAAAGGTACCGTTGAGGGCAGTGGGATGCTTGACCAGAACCTCTTTGGGACTGGTGTAGGTTAGGGGTTGGTTGTTGCTGGTAGAATTCAGCATATGGGGTTTGGGCTATGGAACGAGCAACGAAATTTACCAGGGTTGGGTTAGAACCAGATAGGTGACAGCGTCATTTTTGGGAAAAAAGAGATATTGTCAATCCTACCCCCAATCCTAGAGAAAAACTATCGGTTAAGTACAATTTTCTCTCAATTGAAAATCTTCTCAGAGAAATGGTTGCGATCGCAGCAATTGGTCCTACACTAGGGAGTATCTCCCTTGATGTAAAGTTGCCATTGCCTCTTGCTATTGCTACTGCCGCACTTATGGTTAAATTCCAAATTCAGCCTGACAGCGAAATTCCTGCCTCCAACCAACTGTTTAACCAAATTCGTTTTGCGATCGCATCTCGGCAATTTCCCCCCAACCACCGCCTTCCCAGTACCAGGGCACTTGCCATGCAAACGGGATTGCATCGCAATACGGTCAATAAAGTATATCGCCAATTGGAAGAGTTGGGATTGGTGGAGTCTCAAGCTGGTTCGGGAATTTACGTGCGCGATTTGGGGCGTGAAGGCGGTACCAGACCCCATTCGCCCCTACTGCAAAAGCATCCCCATGCTTACGATACCATTAAAGACAGTTTAGACCAACTGTTGGAACAAGGTTGTTCCCTACAGGATGCCCGGGAGTTGTTTCTGGCAGAAATTGACTGGCGCTTGCGTTGCAGTGCCCGGGTTTTGGTAACAGCACCTTCCCAGGATATCGGCGTTGGGCAGTTAATGGGGCAAGAAGTGCAAAAAACCCTTGCCATTCCCGTACAAGTTGTTCCCTTGGAAGAGTTAGAATCTGCCCTCGACCAGACTGCCTCTAGTACGGTGGTTACCAGCCGCTATTTTGTAGCCGCTGCGGAGGAAATTGCTTCGCCTAAGTCTGTAAGGGTGATTCCTGTGGATGTATATGATTATGCAAAAGAGACGGAGTTGGTGCTCTCTCTGCCGGAAAATACCCGTTTGGGTTTGGTGAGTCTTAGTTCTGGGATTTTGCGGGCGGCGGAAGTGATTTTGCACAGCTTGCGCGGGGACGATTTGCTGCCCATGTTTGCTCAAACGGAAGATGCTTATAAGTTGAATGCCGTGGTACGCGGCGCTGATTTGATTATATGCGATCGCGCTAGTTACGATGAAGTCAAAACTGCCCTAGCTGCCAATCGCAGCGAAATGATTCGCATTCCCGAAATTATTGGTTGCGAAAATTATATTAGCAGCGAGTCTATGAAAAGCTTGAAACGGGAGTTGGGATTGGCATGAGCAAGCAGCAAACTCTGCAATTAGAGTTGAAAAATTGCTTGCACCTTCGTTTCTATCCAAAAAATGAAAGTATTGTTGTAATATGGGCGGCAGATTTCGCTGATTTCATCGAGAGACTCTTCAAAATCCAGAAAGCTAATTATATTACCATAAACGGCATTCTCATAAAAAATAGAGTCGGGGGTCAAACGATCTTTCTGTAA is part of the Geitlerinema sp. PCC 9228 genome and encodes:
- a CDS encoding GntR family transcriptional regulator, translated to MVKFQIQPDSEIPASNQLFNQIRFAIASRQFPPNHRLPSTRALAMQTGLHRNTVNKVYRQLEELGLVESQAGSGIYVRDLGREGGTRPHSPLLQKHPHAYDTIKDSLDQLLEQGCSLQDARELFLAEIDWRLRCSARVLVTAPSQDIGVGQLMGQEVQKTLAIPVQVVPLEELESALDQTASSTVVTSRYFVAAAEEIASPKSVRVIPVDVYDYAKETELVLSLPENTRLGLVSLSSGILRAAEVILHSLRGDDLLPMFAQTEDAYKLNAVVRGADLIICDRASYDEVKTALAANRSEMIRIPEIIGCENYISSESMKSLKRELGLA
- a CDS encoding IctB family putative bicarbonate transporter, which translates into the protein MVRSVWQPLTLSQIPCQQWQRQSIVFRLTNGPLAAWRQGSWLMQWAEPLGALLVSLVFVVGPLVSTSLIGILLLACAGFWAILTVTEDWRHPQAILTPIHLLVLLYWAISTVAMALSPVREAAFTGWVELTLYLLLFALAAKLLRSHIGRRVQDAFVGVYLHISLMVSAYGIRQWYFGADPLATWTDPESTAAEITRVYSVLGNPNLLAGYLIPAVALSMGAIFAWRRLTCKALAVGMFVVNSVCLILTYSRGGWIGFLAAGFVFVLMLVYWWTPKLPQKWRIFAIPGVLGASAAVVVLAVLFVDPIRDRAMSIFAGREDSSNNFRMNVWAAVVEMIRDRPILGIGPGNDAFNQVYPLYMRPNYSALSAYSVFLEVAVETGFIGLASFLWFLLVSFAGGWRQVCALRDNRNSQGYWLMAALAAMVGLMVHGLVDTVWYRPQINTVWWLCVAIAASYLPIRAMEDGKVET
- a CDS encoding C39 family peptidase, whose product is MLNSTSNNQPLTYTSPKEVLVKHPTALNGTFDPQRIAKIALIAEDKYDLPVSLNQENGIWQVSLESGFSQAGIRWLRLKGFDGNGELVSSQRVFVTVSSKPMIEGDSIEIKILRETYFKAAPISSENLKSQEKARVKTSQGFTATRYGFIKNHLKVELKNGAFGYFYEPHIHLTKNGEILHFQLKNLPKTPPGFWQIWIAHATKIKATPEPSEQLLDQQKQDLLFGEHFFVTGYACVEGHFRVTLSKGLPDFGKIGYLYAPHIRLLQNGELVPFDPNAVNVHILKTTAFKKKPQPAAELATSEKTTLTEGMVYGVVGYTWVKGHLKVSFSENLPDFGNTGYLYPDFIELRQGGKTIQAGSGLSYSEPKYAIAGEKTVLQGKFAPNTIGKISVLAENKYSLPVTLNPNNGVWQVVLEKGFQQAGLRWLNLRGFSSNGALVDSQLVYITVSAEPLSGGTDLKLTIKRDTIFKMTPADSGALNSQQRAKIGGNQTLAVKQYGFVDGHLKVLLATPIAPVGEFGYFFEDHVNLYRGSQQLAFEVEDVPTVEGQAQLLVEKTTFFKAQPKDAALLPGNQKTKIALGTVLEITGYASTQGHFRVTLAESMGELGNVGYLYWRHVTIKKGDRVIGYDPEALTATIRQTTAFKKRPTDSSQLSSSEKVTLPTGRVYGVSSYAIEDNHLKAAMTEEFENFGNTGYLFPDHVLMRRGGKSFDPFPDQLEIDVPYFSQVDNPRYSWSTCNVTTLAMVFYYYGVRSQSGGQLEDELLQWCINYAGYGSWTSHNVLSNLIQAYDFQTSFSTSRNWSEVMNELVNRRPVPIAGDFTASGHILCIIGYNQSGYIVNDPWGDALTGYSDVYGARLLYLYGYMDEVCGPDGNVWAHFIRP